A genomic region of Aureimonas populi contains the following coding sequences:
- a CDS encoding dipeptide ABC transporter ATP-binding protein: MSAALAIEGLRVEYPVPDAEPFVAVRDLDLRIEPGEIHALVGESGAGKSTVGNCVMGLLDRPGRIVAGSLSIAGRPVDTRTGRAEGIRPGRDIGAIFQDPMTSLNPLFTIEEQLCETMRHHLGFSRAQARTKALDLLRAVKIPEPERRLRQYPHQLSGGQRQRVVIAAALSCDPGLLVADEPTTALDVSVQATILELLRDLATRRHVGVLLVTHNMGVVAQIADRVTVMRHGEVVEQGPTREILGAPKAPYARALIAAVPRLDRKLDRFPVTDPQNPGEAEAQARLGTIAAHRGEGELLAVEKLSVVYGGGLFNRTAGYRAVDDVSFSVKRGEIFGIVGESGSGKSTLAAAIAGLATPTSGRIAFDGRELAARRPRAVRQAIQMIFQDPYSSLNARMRVGAAIQEPIAFFGTGDASGARTLIEAVGLPPESARRFPHAFSGGQRQRISIARALASRPELLICDEPTSALDVSVQARVLNLLKDLRDRTGLTILFISHDLAVVRQMCDRIAVMKAGRIVELEACETLFDQPRDPYTRELLSLIPSLDGLAPASPPAIATGA, translated from the coding sequence GTGAGCGCGGCGCTGGCCATAGAGGGACTGCGGGTCGAGTATCCGGTGCCCGACGCCGAGCCGTTCGTGGCCGTGCGAGACCTCGACCTCAGGATCGAACCCGGCGAGATACATGCGCTGGTCGGGGAATCGGGCGCGGGCAAGTCCACGGTCGGCAACTGCGTCATGGGCCTGCTCGACCGGCCCGGACGGATCGTGGCGGGCAGCCTGTCGATCGCCGGCCGGCCTGTCGATACGCGCACCGGGCGGGCCGAGGGCATTCGTCCGGGCCGCGACATCGGCGCGATCTTCCAGGATCCGATGACGAGCCTGAACCCGCTCTTCACCATCGAGGAACAGCTCTGCGAGACGATGCGCCACCATCTGGGGTTCTCGCGCGCGCAAGCGCGGACCAAGGCGCTCGATCTCCTGCGCGCGGTGAAGATCCCGGAGCCCGAGCGCCGGCTGCGCCAATATCCGCACCAGCTCTCGGGCGGCCAGCGTCAGCGGGTGGTGATCGCCGCCGCGCTCTCCTGTGATCCGGGCCTCCTCGTGGCCGACGAGCCCACCACAGCGCTGGACGTCTCGGTGCAGGCGACCATCCTGGAGCTTTTGCGCGATCTGGCGACCCGTCGGCACGTGGGCGTCCTCCTCGTCACGCACAATATGGGCGTCGTGGCGCAGATCGCCGACAGGGTCACGGTCATGCGCCATGGCGAGGTGGTCGAGCAGGGGCCGACGCGCGAGATCCTGGGCGCACCGAAGGCGCCCTATGCACGCGCGCTGATCGCCGCGGTGCCGCGGCTCGACCGAAAGCTCGACCGCTTTCCCGTCACCGATCCGCAGAACCCGGGCGAAGCCGAGGCACAGGCCCGTCTCGGGACGATCGCCGCCCATCGCGGCGAGGGGGAACTGCTGGCGGTGGAGAAGCTGTCGGTGGTCTACGGCGGCGGATTGTTCAACCGCACCGCCGGCTACCGGGCGGTGGACGATGTGAGCTTCTCGGTCAAGCGCGGCGAAATCTTCGGGATCGTCGGCGAATCGGGCAGCGGCAAGTCCACCCTTGCCGCCGCGATCGCCGGTCTTGCGACGCCGACATCCGGCCGTATCGCCTTCGACGGCCGGGAACTTGCCGCGCGCCGGCCCAGGGCGGTTCGGCAAGCCATCCAGATGATCTTCCAGGATCCCTATTCCTCGCTCAACGCGCGCATGCGCGTGGGCGCGGCAATCCAGGAACCGATCGCCTTCTTCGGCACGGGCGACGCATCGGGGGCCCGGACGCTGATCGAAGCGGTGGGCCTGCCACCGGAATCGGCCAGGCGCTTTCCCCATGCCTTCTCCGGCGGCCAGCGCCAGCGCATCTCCATCGCCCGCGCGCTCGCCAGCCGGCCGGAGCTTCTGATCTGCGACGAGCCGACTTCCGCGCTGGACGTGTCGGTGCAGGCGCGCGTGCTCAACCTCCTGAAGGACCTGCGCGACCGCACCGGCCTCACGATCCTCTTCATCAGCCACGACCTCGCGGTGGTGCGCCAGATGTGCGACCGGATCGCGGTGATGAAGGCCGGGCGGATCGTCGAGCTGGAAGCTTGCGAAACCCTCTTCGACCAGCCGCGCGATCCCTACACGCGCGAACTCCTTTCCCTCATCCCCTCGCTCGACGGACTCGCCCCGGCGTCTCCGCCGGCGATAGCCACCGGAGCTTGA
- a CDS encoding ABC transporter permease produces the protein MGAAIRRLRRAMPPYVMLACALCCAIILTALLAPLIAPSDPTSTSSFNLLDSELPPAFLEGGDPRYVLGTDNQGRDLLSAILYGTRISVMIGLGAVAFAATIGISLGLLSGYLGGWADVLVMRIADVFLSLPTILLALLVAGIARAVIPGANTVFWAPIILIGAIGINEWVQYARTVRAATMVEASRDYVRAVRIMGLPVRRILFRHILPNAMGPILVISTINLAAAVLTEATLSFLGVGMPPDYPSLGTLIRIGNEYAFSGIWWISTFPALTLVVLVLSVNIVGDWLRDRFNPKLEERS, from the coding sequence ATGGGCGCCGCCATCCGCCGCCTGCGCCGCGCCATGCCGCCCTATGTGATGCTTGCCTGCGCCCTGTGCTGCGCCATCATCCTGACAGCCCTCCTCGCGCCGCTGATCGCCCCCAGCGACCCCACCTCGACCTCGAGCTTCAACCTCCTCGACAGCGAGCTGCCGCCTGCCTTCCTGGAGGGCGGCGATCCCCGCTACGTGCTGGGAACCGACAATCAGGGCCGCGACCTTCTGTCGGCCATCCTCTACGGGACGCGCATCTCTGTGATGATCGGGCTCGGCGCGGTCGCGTTCGCGGCCACGATCGGCATCTCGCTCGGCCTTCTCTCGGGCTATCTCGGGGGCTGGGCGGACGTGCTCGTCATGCGGATCGCCGACGTGTTCCTCAGTCTTCCCACGATCCTTCTCGCTCTTCTGGTCGCGGGGATCGCACGGGCCGTCATCCCGGGGGCGAACACCGTGTTCTGGGCGCCCATCATTCTGATCGGCGCCATCGGCATCAACGAATGGGTGCAGTATGCGCGCACCGTGCGCGCGGCCACCATGGTGGAGGCGTCGCGCGACTATGTGCGCGCCGTGCGCATCATGGGCCTGCCGGTGCGGCGCATCCTGTTCCGCCACATCCTGCCGAATGCGATGGGGCCGATCCTGGTGATCTCGACCATCAACCTGGCCGCCGCCGTGCTCACCGAGGCGACGCTCTCCTTCCTCGGCGTGGGCATGCCGCCGGACTACCCCTCGCTCGGAACGCTCATCCGCATCGGCAACGAATACGCTTTTTCCGGCATATGGTGGATATCGACCTTCCCGGCGCTCACGCTGGTCGTGCTGGTGCTGTCGGTCAACATCGTCGGAGACTGGCTGCGCGACCGTTTCAACCCGAAGCTGGAGGAGCGTTCGTGA
- a CDS encoding ABC transporter permease, with translation MLAVTAIAFAMFRFVGDPVQLMAREDASIAEREALRASLGLNDAIVIQYGRFLGRVVQGDLGISYRNQREVLALIAERAPATLELVLAATILALALGIPAGVLCALRPNGVLSRLVQAVSLVGISVPTFVTGTFLILVFAVNLQLLPSFGRGQIVDIGGWSTGFLTPSGRRALILPALTLALYSTTLIMRLVRSEMIDIMSTDYIRYARARGLPARRIHFRLALKNALMPVITVTGLQVGSLIAFAIVTETVFQWPGLGLLFMQAVIFVDIPVMTAYLLLVALVFVAINTVVDILYAVIDPRLRERAG, from the coding sequence ATGCTCGCGGTGACCGCCATCGCCTTCGCCATGTTCCGTTTCGTGGGCGATCCGGTCCAGTTGATGGCGCGAGAGGATGCGAGCATCGCCGAGCGAGAGGCGCTGCGCGCGAGTCTGGGGCTGAACGACGCGATCGTCATCCAGTATGGGCGCTTCCTCGGCCGCGTCGTCCAGGGCGATCTGGGCATCAGCTACCGCAACCAGCGGGAGGTGTTGGCCCTGATCGCCGAGCGCGCGCCGGCCACGCTCGAGCTGGTGCTGGCCGCCACGATCCTCGCTCTGGCCCTCGGGATCCCGGCGGGCGTCCTGTGCGCGCTGCGGCCGAACGGGGTTCTCTCGCGCCTCGTGCAGGCCGTTTCGCTGGTCGGCATATCCGTGCCGACCTTCGTGACGGGCACCTTCCTGATCCTCGTCTTCGCCGTGAACCTCCAGCTTCTGCCCTCCTTCGGACGAGGGCAGATCGTGGACATCGGCGGCTGGAGCACCGGCTTCCTGACACCTTCGGGACGGCGCGCCCTGATCCTGCCGGCCCTGACGCTCGCCCTCTACTCCACCACGCTGATCATGCGGCTCGTGCGCTCGGAGATGATCGACATCATGTCCACCGACTATATCCGATACGCCCGTGCGCGCGGTCTTCCCGCCCGCCGTATCCATTTCCGGCTGGCGCTGAAGAACGCCCTGATGCCCGTCATCACCGTGACGGGCCTCCAGGTCGGCTCCCTGATCGCCTTCGCCATCGTCACGGAGACCGTGTTCCAGTGGCCGGGCCTCGGCCTTCTCTTCATGCAGGCGGTGATCTTCGTCGACATCCCGGTGATGACGGCCTACCTCCTGTTGGTCGCGCTCGTCTTCGTCGCGATCAACACCGTGGTGGACATCCTCTACGCGGTGATCGATCCGCGACTTCGCGAGAGGGCGGGCTGA
- a CDS encoding ABC transporter substrate-binding protein yields MKLHRTAMSLGLATLLCGTASAETLRWSSQGDVVTLDPYAHTESFTASVLHHVYEPLVRRSRSLEIEPALATSWEIEEPTRWRFKLREGVTFHNGNSFTADDVVASLERLMHPDARARGNISGIARVEKIDDLTVDFHLEGPHPLLLNELSGVYIMDREWMEEHDALAPGNVSTGTTSYASTNANGTGPFVLDSYRPDMGTVMSVNEEWWDTPEHNLTGIEFRPITSDATRVAALLSGELDMIAPIPLQDIQRVESADGFTVEQEPALRLIYLGFNFNEHLHAMPGEPNPLLDERVRKALWHGIDHDALRERIMRGNSRTVGIMVAPQVPGYEESIDQPYPYDPEQASALLAEAGYGEGFTVKLDCSNDRYINDEQICVAVKAFWERLGITVDLTTESRSTFFPKVDRGETDIYMSGWATLPAMDGFSVLHALLATRDGSRGGNNPNGLSDPRIDELDVSAATELDEEARRAMLAEAFRITRDKAYYLPLHQQPVAMAVREGVSVPQFADEYVRLWFATIGE; encoded by the coding sequence ATGAAGCTGCATCGCACCGCCATGAGCCTGGGGCTGGCCACGCTCCTCTGCGGAACGGCGTCCGCCGAGACCCTGCGCTGGTCCTCGCAAGGCGACGTCGTGACCCTGGACCCCTACGCTCATACCGAGAGCTTCACGGCCAGCGTGCTCCATCATGTCTACGAACCGCTGGTGCGGCGCTCGCGATCGCTGGAGATCGAGCCCGCGCTGGCCACGTCCTGGGAGATCGAGGAACCCACGCGCTGGCGCTTCAAGCTGCGCGAAGGCGTGACGTTCCATAACGGAAACAGCTTCACGGCCGACGACGTGGTCGCCTCGCTCGAACGGCTGATGCATCCGGATGCGCGGGCACGCGGCAATATCTCGGGCATCGCCCGGGTGGAAAAGATCGACGACCTGACCGTCGATTTCCATCTCGAAGGCCCGCATCCGCTCCTCCTGAACGAATTGTCCGGCGTCTACATCATGGATCGGGAATGGATGGAGGAGCATGATGCCCTCGCACCCGGCAACGTCTCCACCGGCACCACCTCCTACGCCTCGACGAACGCCAACGGCACGGGGCCCTTCGTGCTCGACAGCTACCGCCCCGACATGGGCACGGTGATGAGCGTGAACGAGGAGTGGTGGGACACGCCCGAGCACAATCTCACAGGCATCGAGTTCCGGCCCATCACCTCGGATGCGACGCGCGTGGCCGCCCTTCTCTCGGGCGAACTCGACATGATTGCTCCAATTCCCCTGCAGGATATTCAGCGGGTGGAGAGCGCGGACGGCTTCACGGTGGAGCAGGAGCCCGCGCTGCGCCTGATCTATCTGGGCTTCAACTTCAACGAACATCTCCACGCCATGCCCGGCGAGCCCAATCCGCTGCTCGACGAGCGCGTGCGCAAGGCCCTGTGGCACGGGATCGACCACGACGCCCTGCGCGAGCGCATCATGCGCGGGAACTCGCGCACGGTGGGCATCATGGTCGCCCCCCAGGTGCCGGGCTACGAGGAATCCATCGACCAGCCCTATCCCTACGACCCGGAACAGGCGTCGGCGCTCCTGGCCGAAGCCGGCTATGGCGAGGGCTTCACCGTCAAGCTCGACTGCTCCAACGACCGTTACATCAACGACGAGCAGATCTGCGTGGCGGTCAAGGCGTTCTGGGAACGGCTCGGCATCACGGTCGACCTGACCACCGAGAGCCGGTCCACCTTCTTCCCGAAGGTCGACCGGGGGGAGACCGACATCTACATGTCCGGCTGGGCCACGCTCCCGGCCATGGACGGTTTCAGTGTTCTGCACGCCCTCCTCGCCACGCGCGATGGCTCTCGCGGCGGCAACAATCCCAATGGCCTGTCCGATCCGCGCATCGACGAACTGGACGTCAGCGCCGCTACGGAGCTGGACGAGGAGGCACGCAGGGCCATGCTGGCGGAAGCCTTCCGGATCACGCGCGATAAAGCCTATTACCTGCCCCTGCACCAGCAGCCGGTGGCGATGGCGGTGCGCGAGGGGGTCAGCGTCCCGCAGTTCGCGGACGAATATGTCCGCCTCTGGTTCGCGACGATCGGCGAGTAG
- a CDS encoding LysR family transcriptional regulator — protein MLTFRQLETFRHVMRTRTTVGAAKALRVSQPAVSNAIKQMEGQVGFELFERIGNRLIPTPDAEEMYRDSEAIFSLYHALTHRIESRRNSAAGNLRIVCTPPLANALAPLAIRNFLAARPGVRVSLDTRRIDGVLEAVETRSADVGFALNPPTRDGLVSERIAWGQVVCAFVPGHPLENKLAVTAADLQGHPLVLYEPQSRLNLMLGEGFVTERMRAEAVAEVRYSTLACLLAETGIGVTLVDSLTAMAGSRYRLTFRPLHPAQPVPVCIIRRDGETGKRVQTAFLDDVRRSSLLDGLMGFGDSYDY, from the coding sequence ATGCTCACCTTCCGGCAGTTGGAGACGTTTCGTCATGTCATGCGCACGCGCACGACCGTGGGCGCGGCAAAGGCGTTGCGCGTCTCGCAACCGGCCGTGTCGAACGCCATCAAGCAGATGGAAGGGCAGGTGGGGTTCGAACTCTTCGAACGGATCGGCAATCGTCTCATCCCGACGCCGGACGCGGAGGAGATGTATCGCGACAGCGAGGCGATCTTCAGCCTTTATCACGCGCTGACGCACCGGATCGAAAGCCGGCGCAACAGCGCCGCGGGCAATCTGCGCATTGTCTGCACGCCGCCCTTGGCAAACGCCCTGGCGCCGTTGGCGATCAGGAATTTCCTGGCGGCGCGGCCGGGCGTACGCGTCAGCCTCGACACGCGGCGTATCGACGGCGTTCTCGAGGCGGTGGAAACGCGCAGTGCCGATGTCGGCTTCGCGCTCAACCCGCCGACGCGCGATGGGCTGGTCAGCGAGCGGATCGCCTGGGGGCAGGTGGTCTGCGCCTTCGTGCCGGGGCATCCTCTGGAGAACAAGCTCGCCGTGACGGCGGCCGATCTCCAGGGCCATCCGCTCGTGCTCTACGAGCCGCAGAGCCGGCTGAATCTTATGTTGGGAGAAGGATTCGTGACCGAGCGAATGCGGGCCGAGGCCGTGGCAGAGGTGCGATACAGCACCCTTGCTTGCCTTCTGGCCGAAACAGGCATCGGCGTGACGCTCGTCGATTCGCTCACTGCCATGGCCGGCAGCCGTTACAGGCTAACGTTCAGGCCGCTTCACCCTGCACAGCCCGTGCCGGTCTGCATAATCCGACGAGACGGCGAAACCGGCAAGCGCGTGCAGACCGCCTTTCTGGACGATGTGCGACGGTCTTCGTTGCTTGACGGGCTCATGGGATTCGGCGATAGCTACGATTATTAA